One Longimicrobium sp. genomic window, TGAGTTCGCTCCTGTCCTGGCGGGGATAGGGGTTGTCATCGAACTCTACTGCCACAGGCACCTTTCTGTACAGTTTAAATCCCACCAAGCGTTGAAGTCGCAGCAACAACTACGGGAAGCCTCGCAAACTGCGCGAGGCTGGTCCGCTCGGTGTCCAGCATCAGCGCAAGAAGGCCGTTCCCCCCCCCGTGATCTCACCCCTCGCCGGCGGCGGCGTCGGCGCCGGAGGCGGCCAGGCTGCGGTCGAAGTCGCGGCCGTCGCCGAGCTTGCGGATCTCGGCGCGGAGGGCGGCCAGCTCCTCCTCCACCCGCGCCAGGCGCCGCTCGGCGGCCGCGGCGTCGCCGCCCTGGCGGGCCTGCAGGGCGCGGGTGACGGACTCGATCAGCGGCTTCAGCGCGAAGCGCGCGGTCAGCCCCGCCACCGGGATCAGCACGATCAGGAACGATCCCAGGATCGTGACCAGGGGGATCAGGTCGTTCATGCGCGTCTTCCTCCGATGGAGGTGCGTCAGCGCGCGCCGGCCGCGCGCGCCGCGGGGGCGGGGGCCGGACGGCCCAGCCGCTCCCGGAAGATCTCCACGAACTGGTCCGCGATCCCGTCCCACGAATACGTGCGCGCCGTCCACCGCGCCGCGGCGCGGCTGGCCGCGGACAGGCGCGCGCGGTCGGCGCGGTAGCCCATCACCGCCTGCGCGAAGGCCGCCGCGTCGCGGCTGGGCACCAAGTGCCCGTTCTCGCCCTCGCGCACCACGTCGCTGATCCCCTCCAGGTCGGCCGCCAGCACCGGCATCCCGCACATCCCCGCCTCCAGCATCACCACCCCGAACCCCTCGATGTCTCCGGGAACGTGGATGTTGGGCATCACGAACAGGTCGCCGCCGCGGTACAGCGTCCGCAGCATGGCCTCGGGCACCTTTCCCAGCAGCCGCGCGCGCCCCTGCAGCCCGTGCCGGCCGATGGCGGCCCGGATGCGCGGCGTCATCGGCCCTTCGCCCGTGACGAGGTAGAAGACGTCGGCGGGAAGGCGCGGCATCACCTCGTCCGCGAACCACTGGAACCCCTTGCGTTCCTGGTGCCGGCCGACGCTCACCAGCAGCAGCGCATCGTCCGGCACGGTGGCGGGCGACTCGCCGATGGCGCGCAGCAGCTCGCGGCGCGCGGCGGCCCGGTCGCGCGGCGCCTCGAACGCGCCCACGTCCACGCCGCAGGGGACCACGTGCACGGACGCCGGGTCGGCGCCGCGGGCCAGGCACTCGTCGGCCGTGGCGCGGCTGATGGGAAACACCATGTCCAGCGCGCGGAAGACGCGGCGCACGAACCACGGGTAGCCGGGCGTGGGCAGCGTCACGTCGCGCCCCACGGGGATGGCGGCCAGCACCGTTCCCCGCAGCCGCTTGCGCAGCGCCACGGCCAGCGAGGCGGTGACCATCGACGAGAAGAGCACGACGTCGACGTTCTCCTCCTCCACCACGCGCGGGATGGCGCGCAGCAGGCCGGCCATGAAGCCGGGCATGCGGTACGGCGTGGCCTTCCAGCTGGTCTCCAGCACGAGCGACGACAGGCGCAGGTCGCCCCGCGCCGCCAGGGCGGCGTGCAGGCCGGTGGCCACGCGCTGCATCCCGCCCACGTTGCTGACCGGGTCGCCCCGCAGCGGGAACGAGTGTGAGACGTAAAGAATCCGCATCTGCCGCCGGTGCTGGTGGGTGCGAGCATTTTCGCCGCGAAGTCTATGCGGGCTGGAAGGATTGCGCCAGAAAAAAGGCAGGGGCGATAAGCGGCGGATTCGCTTGGGGTTGGGGATGGGGAAACTGCAGGACCGGCTGGATGGATACTTCGCGATGGTGGAGGAAAACAGGTCATCGAGGGTGATGGGGTTTGGTGCGTCTCCCGGCGCCGCGGCCCTCTCCCCCGCCCCTCCCCCCAAACTGCCTGGGGGAGGGGAGACCTGAGCGTGAGGAGAGGCGTTGGTGGCGTAGGGATGCATCCTGCCCGCCTGGCTGGCCCCCTCCCCCCGGCCCCTCCGCGGGGGAGGGGAGAGTGGGGAACGGCTGCTGATCGGACTGGAGATATTGGAGAACGCGGCATCTTCCGCCGCTTGCCGGGGGATCGGGGGCGGAGTACGATCATCCGTTCCCCATTGGAAACCCAATCCCGCCGCCGCAGATGTCCGAGCGCGATCACGATTCGAACGATCCGTCCGCCACGCCCGAGAACCGTGGGCTGAGCCGCCGCGGCTTCCTGCAGGTCGGCGCTCTGGCCGCCGTTGCGGGCGCTGCCGGGCAGGTTCCCGGCCTTTCCGCCACGCCGGCGGCCGCGCAGCCGGCGCCGCGGGCGTTCACCCCGCCGCCGTTCGAGCTGGAAGAGGCCACCGTCCAGCAGCTGCAGGACTGGATGCGCGGCGGCCGCTACACCGCGCGCTCCATCACGGAGGCGTACCTGGGCCGCATCGAGGCGATGGACCGGCAGGGGCCCGCGCTGCGCTCGGTGATCGAGACCAACCCCGACGCGCTGCGGATCGCCGATTCGCTGGACGCCGAGCGGAAGGCGGGGCGCGTGCGCGGGCCGCTGCACGGCATTCCCGTGCTGGTGAAGGACAACGTCGACACGGCCGACCGGATGCAGACCACCGCCGGGTCGTACGCACTGGAGGGCGCGCCCGCCCCGCGCGACGCGTTCCTGGCCGAGCGGCTGCGCGCGGCGGGGGCCATCATCCTGGGCAAGGCCAACCTCAGCGAGTGGGCCAACTTCCGCTCTACGCACGCGTCCAGCGGCTGGAGCGGGCGCGGCGGCCAGTGCCTGAACCCGTACGCGCTGGACCGCACCCCCTGCGGCTCCAGCAGCGGGAGCGGCGCCGCCGTGGCCGCCAACTTCGCCGCCGTCGCGGTGGGGACGGAGACGGACGGCTCCATCGTCTGCCCGTCGTCGTCCAGCTCGGTGGTGGGGATCAAGCCCACGCTGGGGCTCGTCAGCCGCGCGGGCGTCGTCCCCCTCTCGCACAGCCAGGACACGGCGGGGCCGATGGCGCGCACCGTGGCCGACGCCGCCGCGCTGCTCTCCGTCCTCGCCGGCGTGGACCCGCGCGATGCGGCCACCGCCGCCAGCCGCGGGCACGTGCAGCCGGATTACACGCGCTTCCTGGACCCGAACGGGCTGCGCGGCGCGCGCATCGGGGTGGCGCGCAAGCGCTTCTTCGGCGCGGACCCGCACGCCGACCGCGTGGTGAACGCCGCGATCGAGGAGATGCGGAAGCTGGGCGCCGTCATCGTCGATCCGGCGGACGTCCCGCACCTGGGCGAGTACGACGAGGACGAGTTCAACGTCCTGCTCTACGACTTCAAGGCCGACCTGGCGCAGTACTTCGCCAGCCGCGGGCCCACGGCGAAGGTGCGGACGCTGAAGGACGTGATCGACTACAACGAGCGGGACCGCGCGCGGGAGATGCCGTACTTCGGGCAGGAGATCATGCTCATGGCGCAGGAGAAGGGGCCGCTCACCGACCGCGCCTACGTGACCGCGCGGGCCAAGTGCGTGCGCCTGGCCGGCCGCGAGGGGATCGACGCGGTGATGGCGCAGCACCGCCTGGACGCCATCGTGGCGCCCACGGGAAGCCTGCCGTGGGCGATCGACCTCCTGCTGGGCGACCACGGCGTGGGCGGAAGCTCCACCCCGGCGGCGGTGGCCGGATACCCCAACATCACCGTTCCCGCGGGCTACGCGTTCGGGCTGCCGGTCGGCGTCTCGTTCATCGGCCGTGCGTGGAGCGAGCCGACGCTCATCAAGCTCGCCTTCGCCTTCGAGCAGGGGACGAAGCACCGCAAGCCGCCGCGCTTCCTCCCGACCGCGGACTTCGCGAATCCCTGACCGGGTAAACAGAAGGGCATCACACGGAGTCACAGAAGGAATCGGCGCGGGTGCCGAAAACCCTTGTAAATCCTTGATGTTCCGGAAGGGCCTACCGGATTCCCCGCGCCGAAATGCCGCGTTTTCGCGGTAAACCTATCCCGCAACCTATCCCACGAAAGGGGCGGGCACCGTGCTACGCGGAGCCCGCCCCTTTCGTACGCTTGCCTCCATTTCTGCTCATCGGTGCCTATCTGCTCGGCTTCCGCCGAATCCTCGTGCTCGTGCTGATCCTCATGGGCATCGCCATCGCTCTCGGCGGCGATGGTTACCGCGCTGAGGACCGAAGCTCTATCGCCCGCGTGCCGGAGGTCGTCGGATCGGATAGGACTTCGAAATAAACGGGATTTTCATGCACCTGGTGAACCTACCCTCAGAGGCAGAGAGCGAAGGCGGCAGCGAGGTGCGCGGGCATCATCTCCGTGCTCGAGGGTGGCGTGTGGTGATGATCACGACGCCGTTGACGCCGGCGGTGCCGTAGAGCGCCGAAGCCGCTGGGCCGGTAACCACCCATACCCCCGTGATGTCGCCAAGGCTCACCGCGCCACATGCTCCCGCTTTGCAGCCCCGGTCGTTGATCACGAACAAGGGTGGCTCCCCCTGCTGGATGCTGGGCTGGTCACGAATAATGTATCCGGCAGCCGGCCGCGGCGGCGGGAGCGCAACGTCGTTGCACCCGTTCGCGAGCCAGCAGCCGGCGCCCCCGGCGTCGGCCGCGGCCGGCCGCGTGGCGATCAGCACCGCACCGTGCTCACCCCGTGCGCCATACGCCCACATGGCCTGCTCGCCCCCCAGCACCTTGACGTCCAGGATGCTGTCGGGGTCGATTCTGGTGCCGTCGCCGTCCACCACGATGCGGCCGTCCACCACGAACAGCGGTGGGGTCGCCGTCCTGCCCTCGCCGTCGCGAACCGGCGCCGACGCGCAGGCGCCGCCCACCAGCGCCAGCGCCAGCACGCAAGCCAGCCCAGCCTTGTTCATCGGCACCTCGCGACCGGGGTGATCCACCCACCTGCCTCGGCACACACAACGCGTTCCACCCCGCAGCCGTGACGAGGATTGGGTCGCGTGCAGGCTCTTCGCTGAAGCGGCGGCGGCATGCGACCCCTTCGACCCAGCACCGGCCAATCTCGCAGGGAGGCTATCTCGAACCCTTGGCCTAGCTCCGCTCGCGGACCTGTGGTATTCACGTGGTATCGCGCTGGCGCGATCTTCGCCGCGCTCCCCCAGGGCGACCCAAGGCTTCGGCTCCTCATCGAGCTTGCGGCCGAACTCCGCGCCAGGCAGGCGGTGCGGGCCAAGCGGTCGGATCTGGTCTTGGAGGCGGTCGGGGGCTTCGGACTCGGCCGCTTCATCGTTCACGGCAACGGGAAGAAGCACGGCGAGACTGTGGACCTGCACCCCGAGCTTCGCGCGCTGGTGGACGAGGTGCTGTCCACCGGCTACCTGTCCGAGGCCGAAGCCGCGTACCAGCGCGGCGAGATCCCGGACTACTTCCTCTTCCCCGGCGGCAAGCTGCAATGCGGCTCCGTGCCCCTCAGCCGCGCGGCGGCGGGGTGCCTGTCAGGATTGGACCCTCCGGGGGCTGTTCAAGGATCTGGAGGCGATTGCGGGATTCCACACAAGCAGGGCCGCGCCCTGTACGGGCTCCGCAGGCAGGCAACGGACCTTGCGCCCGAGTTCGCGCAGGACGCACAGGTGCTCAACCGCATCTCCGGACACGCCGACAGCGCCACGCGCGAACGCATCTACCAAGGCATGCCGCAGCATGCGCGCCTTCCTTGCCGAAGGCGACCGCAAACAGAAGCACGCCGCATGAACCTATCCCAGATCTATCCCACCCCGGCCGGATGCCGGATTCGGCTGGGTGGCGTAAGGTGCAGCTAGAGCGTCACTTAGCAGCGAATGCAGCGGTTGCTGGAGAATGTCGGAGCGGTGACACGGAGGAAACGGAGGGGGATCGGGGAATGCGCCGGTCTCCCTCCGTTTCCTCCGTTTTCCCTCTGCGTGATCCATCTTTTTTCCGTAGATCTTGTGCGGCGAGGCGAGGACGGGGATCTTCCCGCGTCCATCGCGATCCATCCCCATCTCCCTGACCAGCGGCCGCATGCCCGAGTTCGCGTACTTCGGCGGGATCGACTTCTCCGGCGCGAAGGAGCCGCTCTCCAACCTGTGGGCCGCCGTGGGGCGCGAGCGCGAGGGGAAGCTGGAGATCGTGTCGCTCTGCCCGCTTCCCTTCCGCGAGGACCTGCGCGCGCACGTGGCCGGCGGGTGGCGGCGGCACGTGGAGGCGGGGGACGAGGATGCGATCCTGTGGGGCGCCGACTTCCCCTTCGGCATTCCCGCCGCCGCGGCGGAGCGCATCTGCGGCGAGCGGAAGCCGGCGTGGGCCGCGGTGGCGGCGTGGGTGGCCGACCGCCCGCCCGAGGAGGTGTGGAAGGGCTTCCCCGACCTGCAGAAGTCGCTGCGCCGCACCGACACCGGCGGCGCGCTGTCGCCCTTCGACATGCGCCTCTACAAGCAGACGCTGGAGGGAATCCGCTTCCTGCACGAGCTGCGCGACGAGGCCGAGGTCTCCATCCGCCCCCAGGCGGAGCGCGGCGGCGCGGCGACGACGGTCATCGAGGTCTACCCCTCCGGCGCGGCGAAGGAGCTGGGGATCCGCGGCGGGCGCGTGCCCTCGCGCCCCGGCGAGGTGCGCGCCCGGCCGGCGGCGCTGAAGCCGTTCCTCACCTTCGCGCATCCGTCCATGGAGGCGTGCGCCTGCACCCTCGAGGACGCGCGCGACGCCTGCATCGCCTGCCTGGTGGCCTTCCTCTGCCGCGCCGACCTGGAGCAGCCTCACCGCCTGGGCCGCGTTCCCCCCGAGCTGCTGGCGCTGGAGGGGTGGATCTACCGCCCGCCCGCCTCGCTCTGATCAACCAGATCTTGAGATTGACTGGGCATTTGAAGATGCGCCCCAAGACGTCATCCTGAGGCCGGCTACGGCGAACCGGCCCACACACCTGAGACGGCAGGCCGAAGGATCCATAGCCACTCGTCACACGTGCGTTGGGGATTACGCACATTCGATTCTTAAAACGGTATGATCCCCAATCCGGCGGAAGAATCAGTGCATCTAGCCAAATCACGTGCTGGGCCGCCGATAGATCCTTCGGCCTGCAACCTTTTGTCTGGAAGCTGGTTACGGTGTGGCCGGCCTCAGGATGACGTCGGGTTGATGCGGCGAGGATCCACGAACTGAATTTCCGGATTCGATATGAGCCGGAGAGGCTCCGCCGAGCTCCGAAGCTGGTGCATACGTTGTAGCAGATCATCCCCCGCCGCGCGATGTGACGCAGGCGGGGGATTGTGCGTCAGGGTGTCACAAACGCGACAACGGGGGAGCGGCGGCGGAGATCGTGTCGCCCGTGCCCCCCGGCGGCGGACGAAGGCCGGTGCGGGAGCCCGGCGACACACCCTGTTCGGAGGAACCGAGATGTTCAAGCGCAGCACGATCCTTCTCCCGCTGGCCGCGGCGCTGTTCGCCGGCGCGTGCGGCGACTCGACCGGGGGCGGCGGCGCTCCGCGCCTGTCGATCCGGCTGCACGACGCGCCGGGCGACCTGAAGGAGGCGTGGGTGAAGGTGGACCGCGTGTACCTGCAGGGCAGCTCGCCGGCCGACAGCGTCTCCGGCCGCGTGGACCTGCTCACCACGCAGACCGGCTGGCTGAACCTGACGCAGCTCACCGGCAGCAACTTCGCCACGCTGGTGAACAACGCGCAGGTTCCGGCGGGCACCTACTCGCAGCTGCGCTTCGTGGTCTGCGAGGCCTACGTGGTGACGAAGACGGGCGAGGTGTTCGCCACCAGCGGCGCGCAGCTCCCCGGCGGCACCACGGCCACGGGCACGCTGCAGGTGCCGAGCGGGTGCCAGAGCGGGCTGAAGGTGAAGCTCCCCGGCGGCGGGGTCACGCTGGCGGACTCGTCGGCCATCCTGTCGGTGGACTTCGACGTGAGCCAGAGCTTCGGGCACCAGGCGGGCGCCAGCGGCAAGTGGGTGATGCACCCGGTGCTGACGGCCACGAGCGTGGGCTTCAGCGGCACCATCAGCGGCACCGTGGCCCCCGCGGCGGGGCTGGCGCTGCCCACCTGCGGCGGCAGCGCGGTGACGGCGGCCAACCTGACGCCGCTGGCCATCTCGCCCGCCGACTCGCTGTCGGCCACGGTGGCGGCGGGCGGCACCTACTCGATCGCGGCGGCACCGGCCACGTACACCATGAGCTACGTGCCCACGTACAGCTTCACCAACGGCGATTCGCTGACGGTGACGGCGGCGCCCTCGGTGCCCACGGCCACGGTGGCCGCGGGGACGAACACCACGGTGAACTACACGATCAGCGCCGCGACCTGCAAGCCGCACGCGTGACCGCACCGGCGGGACGATGACGGATGGCGGGACGATGACGGACCGGCGGTAGAATGGACGGACGGCGGGACGATGACGGACCGGCGGCCGGGGATGCTCTCCCCGGCCGCCGGTTTCGTTTGGGGCGAACCAACGGGCATCCGCGCATGCCTTCCCGCCAATGAATTGGCGGGCAACAACAGCACCAAGTCCCTGCGGGACTGCAGCCTCGCCATCCGCGCGAGTGGCGGAGGGATGCGCGGGGGGTAAACGCACTCACGCACTTCCGCACTTCCGCACTTCCGCACTTCCGCACTTCCGTTCCCGGGGTTGCTTCCGCGCGGCCGAAACAACATCGTTCAAGCATGAACGATTGTGGGAAGACGACGGCGGCGGGGCTGCTGCCGATGCTGCTGCGCGCCGGGTCCGCCGTGGCCGACCGGCTGGAGGAGCGGCTGGAGCCGTGGAGCCTTTCGCTGGCCAAGCTGCGCGCCCTCGAACACCTGGCCGCCGCGCCCGACGGGCTGCCGCTGGGGCAGCTGGCCGAGCGGCTGTGCTGCGTGAAGTCCAACGTCACCCAGCTGGTGGACCGGCTGGAGGCCGACGGCTTCGTGCGCCGCGTTTCGCGCCAGAGCGACCGCCGCTGCGTGGTGGCGCGCATCACCGAGCGTGGGCGCGAACGCTTTCTCTGCGCCTCGTCGGCGCGGGTGGAGGCGGAGCGCGAGGTGCTGGGGCGGCTGGACGACGGCGACCGCGAGCGGCTGATGCACATCCTGGCGCGCCTGACCGGCGAGGAGTGACCCATGGGCTACGGCCTGCACCCCGACGCCTTCATGGGCGGCGACGAAGCGCTCGAGAACGCCTTTCCCGTGGGCGACGGCACCGCCGACACCTCCGCCACCGTGGCCTGCCCGTACTGCGGCCAGGCGGTGGAGATCGCGCTGGACCCCGGCAGCGGCACGCACCAGGACTACGTGGAGGACTGCGAGGTCTGCTGCCGCCCGTGGAACGTCTCCGTCTCCTACCAGCCCGACGGCTCTGCCGAGGTCGGCGTCGAGGCCGCGGATGATTCGGACTGAACGGAAGTACGGAAGTACGGAACTGCGCGCGGGGAGTGGCTGTGTGGCTGCTTCCCGCGCTGTTGTTTGGCGTCGCATCTCCCCGCTGTTGAAGCCTCGCGCGGTTTGCGAGGCTTTCCGTGGTTGTTGCCGCGGCTTCAGCCGCCCTTCCCCCGCGCCGGAACACGCCGGTAGAGCGGGGGTCTACATCTCCGCCACGAACACGCAGAACGGCTTTTGCTACGTGGATGGCATGGACAGCTCAGGATCGATCCGCCGGAACGGGAGAGGGGAAGCGCATGCAGCTGCTCGTCATACGCCATGGGCTCGCGGGTGACCGCGAGGAGTTCGCCTTCACCGGGCGGCCGGACTCGGAGCGCCCGCTGACCAAGGAAGGCCGCGTGAAGATGCGGCGCGCCGCCGCGGGGCTGGCCAGGATCGTCCCCGACCTGGACCTGATCGCCACCAGCCCGCTCGTGCGCGCCGTGCAGACCGCCGAGGTGGTGGCCGACGCCTTCGGGGGGATGGACCTGACCATCGTCGACGAGCTCTCGCCCGAGCACGCGCCCGACGACCTCCTTCCCTGGCTGCGCTCGCACGACCCGGGGACGGTGATCGCCGTGGTCGGCCACGATCCGCATCTGGGCTTCCTCGTCGGCTGGCTGCTGACCGGGCGCCACGAGAGCTTCGTGGAGATGAAGAAGGGCGCCGCCTGCCTGCTGGAGTTCGACGACCCGCCCGCGGCCGGCGGCGCCACGCTGCGCTGGGCGATGCAGCCCAAGGAGCTGCGCATGCTGCGCAAGGCGCGGTGAAGGCGCCCGCCGGGCTGCTCGATCTCTCGGCCGAGCGCGGCGCGCGGCGGCTGGCGCTGGGCTATCTGGACGATGCCGAGGCCGCGCACGCCCGGC contains:
- a CDS encoding glycosyltransferase family 4 protein; the protein is MRILYVSHSFPLRGDPVSNVGGMQRVATGLHAALAARGDLRLSSLVLETSWKATPYRMPGFMAGLLRAIPRVVEEENVDVVLFSSMVTASLAVALRKRLRGTVLAAIPVGRDVTLPTPGYPWFVRRVFRALDMVFPISRATADECLARGADPASVHVVPCGVDVGAFEAPRDRAAARRELLRAIGESPATVPDDALLLVSVGRHQERKGFQWFADEVMPRLPADVFYLVTGEGPMTPRIRAAIGRHGLQGRARLLGKVPEAMLRTLYRGGDLFVMPNIHVPGDIEGFGVVMLEAGMCGMPVLAADLEGISDVVREGENGHLVPSRDAAAFAQAVMGYRADRARLSAASRAAARWTARTYSWDGIADQFVEIFRERLGRPAPAPAARAAGAR
- a CDS encoding amidase codes for the protein MSERDHDSNDPSATPENRGLSRRGFLQVGALAAVAGAAGQVPGLSATPAAAQPAPRAFTPPPFELEEATVQQLQDWMRGGRYTARSITEAYLGRIEAMDRQGPALRSVIETNPDALRIADSLDAERKAGRVRGPLHGIPVLVKDNVDTADRMQTTAGSYALEGAPAPRDAFLAERLRAAGAIILGKANLSEWANFRSTHASSGWSGRGGQCLNPYALDRTPCGSSSGSGAAVAANFAAVAVGTETDGSIVCPSSSSSVVGIKPTLGLVSRAGVVPLSHSQDTAGPMARTVADAAALLSVLAGVDPRDAATAASRGHVQPDYTRFLDPNGLRGARIGVARKRFFGADPHADRVVNAAIEEMRKLGAVIVDPADVPHLGEYDEDEFNVLLYDFKADLAQYFASRGPTAKVRTLKDVIDYNERDRAREMPYFGQEIMLMAQEKGPLTDRAYVTARAKCVRLAGREGIDAVMAQHRLDAIVAPTGSLPWAIDLLLGDHGVGGSSTPAAVAGYPNITVPAGYAFGLPVGVSFIGRAWSEPTLIKLAFAFEQGTKHRKPPRFLPTADFANP
- a CDS encoding DUF429 domain-containing protein; the encoded protein is MPEFAYFGGIDFSGAKEPLSNLWAAVGREREGKLEIVSLCPLPFREDLRAHVAGGWRRHVEAGDEDAILWGADFPFGIPAAAAERICGERKPAWAAVAAWVADRPPEEVWKGFPDLQKSLRRTDTGGALSPFDMRLYKQTLEGIRFLHELRDEAEVSIRPQAERGGAATTVIEVYPSGAAKELGIRGGRVPSRPGEVRARPAALKPFLTFAHPSMEACACTLEDARDACIACLVAFLCRADLEQPHRLGRVPPELLALEGWIYRPPASL
- a CDS encoding DUF4382 domain-containing protein, with amino-acid sequence MFKRSTILLPLAAALFAGACGDSTGGGGAPRLSIRLHDAPGDLKEAWVKVDRVYLQGSSPADSVSGRVDLLTTQTGWLNLTQLTGSNFATLVNNAQVPAGTYSQLRFVVCEAYVVTKTGEVFATSGAQLPGGTTATGTLQVPSGCQSGLKVKLPGGGVTLADSSAILSVDFDVSQSFGHQAGASGKWVMHPVLTATSVGFSGTISGTVAPAAGLALPTCGGSAVTAANLTPLAISPADSLSATVAAGGTYSIAAAPATYTMSYVPTYSFTNGDSLTVTAAPSVPTATVAAGTNTTVNYTISAATCKPHA
- a CDS encoding MarR family winged helix-turn-helix transcriptional regulator, which encodes MNDCGKTTAAGLLPMLLRAGSAVADRLEERLEPWSLSLAKLRALEHLAAAPDGLPLGQLAERLCCVKSNVTQLVDRLEADGFVRRVSRQSDRRCVVARITERGRERFLCASSARVEAEREVLGRLDDGDRERLMHILARLTGEE
- a CDS encoding CPXCG motif-containing cysteine-rich protein, producing the protein MGYGLHPDAFMGGDEALENAFPVGDGTADTSATVACPYCGQAVEIALDPGSGTHQDYVEDCEVCCRPWNVSVSYQPDGSAEVGVEAADDSD
- the sixA gene encoding phosphohistidine phosphatase SixA produces the protein MQLLVIRHGLAGDREEFAFTGRPDSERPLTKEGRVKMRRAAAGLARIVPDLDLIATSPLVRAVQTAEVVADAFGGMDLTIVDELSPEHAPDDLLPWLRSHDPGTVIAVVGHDPHLGFLVGWLLTGRHESFVEMKKGAACLLEFDDPPAAGGATLRWAMQPKELRMLRKAR